A single window of Rhodococcus jostii RHA1 DNA harbors:
- a CDS encoding sugar phosphate isomerase/epimerase family protein, which yields MSVIRVGSAPDSWGVWFPEDPQQTPYGRFLDEVSASGYEWIELGPYGYLPTDPQQLRDELAAHNLKLSAGTVFEHLHQDDSWDAVWTQIEDVAKLTAAVGGKHVVVIPEMWRDPSSGEVLEDRNLTAEQWKKKTGGMNELGKKMFEQYGVKAQYHPHADSHVDTEENVYRFLDGTDSEFVNLCLDTGHISYCGGDNLAIIERAPERIGYLHLKQVDPEVRAKVEAEDLPFGEAVKLGAMIEPPLGIPDLPPLLAAIEKLDIDVFAIVEQDLYPCAVDVPLPIAQRTRKYLGSCGIPSVKFV from the coding sequence ATGAGCGTCATTCGCGTCGGATCCGCCCCCGACTCCTGGGGCGTCTGGTTCCCCGAAGACCCGCAGCAGACCCCGTACGGACGGTTCCTCGACGAGGTCTCGGCATCCGGATACGAGTGGATCGAGCTGGGGCCGTACGGCTACCTGCCCACCGATCCGCAGCAGCTCCGCGACGAACTCGCCGCCCACAATCTGAAGCTGTCGGCAGGCACCGTGTTCGAGCACCTGCACCAGGACGACTCCTGGGATGCCGTGTGGACCCAGATCGAGGACGTCGCCAAACTGACCGCCGCCGTCGGCGGCAAGCACGTGGTCGTGATCCCGGAGATGTGGCGCGACCCGAGCAGCGGCGAGGTGCTCGAGGACCGCAATCTCACTGCAGAACAGTGGAAGAAGAAGACCGGCGGCATGAACGAGCTGGGCAAGAAGATGTTCGAGCAGTACGGAGTGAAGGCGCAGTACCACCCGCACGCGGACAGCCACGTCGACACCGAGGAGAACGTGTACCGCTTCCTCGACGGCACCGACAGCGAGTTCGTGAACCTGTGCCTCGACACCGGCCACATCAGCTACTGCGGCGGCGACAACCTCGCGATCATCGAACGCGCACCCGAGCGGATCGGCTACCTGCACCTCAAGCAGGTCGATCCCGAGGTCCGCGCCAAGGTCGAGGCCGAGGACCTGCCGTTCGGCGAGGCCGTCAAGCTCGGTGCGATGATCGAGCCGCCGCTCGGCATCCCCGACCTGCCGCCGCTGCTCGCCGCGATCGAGAAGCTCGACATCGACGTGTTCGCGATCGTCGAGCAGGATCTCTACCCCTGCGCCGTGGACGTTCCGCTGCCGATCGCCCAGCGCACCCGTAAGTACCTGGGGTCCTGCGGGATCCCGTCCGTCAAGTTCGTCTAA
- a CDS encoding Gfo/Idh/MocA family protein gives MSGSNDLRIAVLGVGMMGADHVARITERIKGATVAVVNDYFIEKAEQIAAGIPGCRVIGDPLDAIADPDVDAVVLATPGPTHEKQLLACLEHGKPVMCEKPLTTDVATSLEIVKREAELGKKLIQVGFMRRFDHEYEQLKTLIDDGTFGQVLLAHCVHRNPAVPPSFDSSMIVKDSLVHEVDVTRFLFDEEITSVHILRPAANPGAPEGLQDPQIALFSTESGRHVDVEVFVTTGVAYEVRTEIVAEKGSAFIGLDVGLVRKFGTGAGNGRSGAGMSGGEITPSFKERFGQAYDVEIQRWVNAARTGAETGNYIDGPGAWDGYAAAAVCAAGVQSLETGERVAVDMVDRSSIPGAEPAERPIGPGA, from the coding sequence ATGTCCGGAAGCAACGACCTGCGCATCGCCGTCCTGGGTGTCGGAATGATGGGCGCCGACCACGTCGCACGCATCACCGAGCGCATCAAGGGCGCCACGGTCGCCGTCGTCAACGACTACTTCATCGAGAAGGCCGAGCAGATCGCCGCCGGGATCCCCGGCTGCCGGGTGATCGGCGACCCCCTCGACGCGATCGCCGACCCCGATGTCGACGCCGTCGTCCTGGCCACCCCCGGCCCGACCCACGAGAAGCAGCTTCTCGCCTGCCTCGAGCACGGCAAGCCGGTGATGTGTGAGAAGCCGCTGACCACCGACGTCGCCACGTCCCTCGAGATCGTCAAGCGCGAAGCCGAACTCGGCAAGAAGCTGATCCAGGTCGGCTTCATGCGACGTTTCGACCACGAGTACGAGCAGCTGAAGACGCTCATCGACGACGGAACGTTCGGGCAGGTGCTCCTCGCCCACTGCGTGCACCGCAACCCCGCCGTGCCGCCGAGCTTCGACAGCTCGATGATCGTCAAGGACTCGCTGGTCCACGAGGTGGACGTCACCCGATTCCTGTTCGACGAGGAGATCACCTCCGTCCACATCCTCCGGCCGGCCGCGAATCCCGGTGCGCCCGAGGGACTGCAGGACCCGCAGATCGCGCTCTTCAGCACCGAGTCCGGTCGCCACGTCGACGTCGAGGTCTTCGTGACCACCGGTGTCGCCTACGAGGTGCGCACCGAGATCGTCGCCGAGAAGGGTTCGGCGTTCATCGGTCTCGATGTCGGACTCGTCCGCAAGTTCGGCACCGGCGCGGGCAACGGCCGCTCGGGCGCAGGTATGTCGGGCGGGGAGATCACCCCCTCGTTCAAGGAGCGCTTCGGCCAGGCGTACGACGTCGAGATCCAGCGCTGGGTCAACGCCGCACGCACGGGCGCGGAGACCGGCAACTACATCGACGGACCGGGTGCGTGGGACGGCTACGCCGCCGCTGCCGTGTGCGCCGCCGGCGTGCAGTCGCTCGAGACCGGCGAACGTGTGGCCGTCGACATGGTCGACCGTTCCTCCATCCCAGGAGCGGAGCCTGCGGAGCGACCCATCGGACCGGGGGCCTGA
- a CDS encoding sugar phosphate isomerase/epimerase family protein produces MKIALDPTPFHHDYSLLELPAVVAELGFEHLQLTPHRDMIPFFNHPKADDELVRQFRKSCSDAGVGIASVLPVLRWSGPDEDAREAAVRYWKRAIQITVDLGVNVMNTEFSGRPEKAEESERAFYRSMEELVPIIEREGIDVRIDPHPDDFVENGLDAIRMIRGINSKNFGLVYVACHSYHMGAGMLEIMRAAGDMLRLVHVADTMDHHRSHGLRYITNPPGNPVRVHQHLKIGDGDLDWDEFFGGLGELGFYDKPDTVMVSSVFAEDENAHDVSRYQLKTMKDYIARTR; encoded by the coding sequence ATGAAGATTGCACTCGATCCCACCCCCTTCCACCACGACTACTCACTTCTCGAACTGCCGGCGGTAGTTGCGGAACTCGGCTTCGAACACCTGCAGCTCACCCCGCATCGCGACATGATCCCGTTCTTCAACCACCCGAAGGCCGACGACGAGTTGGTCCGGCAGTTCCGCAAGTCCTGCAGCGACGCGGGCGTCGGAATCGCCTCCGTTTTGCCGGTCCTGCGGTGGTCCGGCCCGGACGAAGACGCCCGCGAGGCGGCGGTGCGGTACTGGAAGCGCGCAATTCAGATCACGGTCGACCTCGGTGTGAACGTGATGAACACCGAGTTCAGCGGCCGCCCGGAGAAGGCCGAGGAATCGGAGCGCGCCTTCTACCGGTCGATGGAGGAACTCGTCCCCATCATCGAGCGTGAAGGCATCGACGTTCGCATCGACCCGCACCCCGACGATTTCGTGGAGAACGGTCTGGACGCCATCCGGATGATCCGCGGCATCAACTCCAAGAACTTCGGACTGGTGTACGTCGCGTGCCACTCGTACCACATGGGCGCCGGCATGCTCGAGATCATGCGCGCGGCCGGAGACATGCTGCGGCTCGTCCACGTCGCGGACACGATGGATCACCACCGCTCCCACGGACTGCGGTACATCACCAACCCGCCCGGCAACCCGGTGCGTGTCCACCAGCACCTGAAGATCGGTGACGGCGACCTCGACTGGGACGAGTTCTTCGGCGGACTCGGCGAACTCGGCTTCTACGACAAACCCGACACGGTGATGGTGTCCAGTGTGTTCGCCGAAGACGAGAACGCTCACGACGTCTCCCGCTACCAACTGAAGACCATGAAGGATTACATCGCGCGCACGCGGTGA
- a CDS encoding CoA-acylating methylmalonate-semialdehyde dehydrogenase has protein sequence MSTNITREIAHWSDGKGFAGTSGNTAPVTNPATGAVTGQVALASVEDARAVIDAAAAAFPAWRDTSLAKRTQVIFTFRELLNARKGELAEIITAEHGKVVSDALGEVSRGQEVVEFACGIAHLLKGGMTENASTNIDVSSLRQPVGPVGIISPFNFPAMVPMWFFPIAIAAGNTVVLKPSEKDPTAAIWMAELWAEAGLPAGVFNVLQGDKTAVDELLTNPAIKAISFVGSTPIAQYVYATGTAHGKRVQALGGAKNHAIVLPDADLDLAADAMVNAGFGSAGERCMAISALVAVGDIADELVAKIKDRTDTLKIGDGTQDSDMGPLVTKVHRDKVASYIDAGEKDGATIVVDGRTVQANGGADGFWLGPTLIDHVTTDMSVYTDEIFGPVLSVIRVGSYDDALELVNSSPFGNGTAIFTNDGGAARRFQNEVEVGMVGINVPIPVPMAYYSFGGWKNSLFGDTHAHGTEGVHFFTRGKVVTTRWLDPSHGGLNLGFPQNA, from the coding sequence ATGAGCACCAACATCACTCGCGAAATCGCACACTGGTCCGACGGCAAGGGATTCGCCGGTACCAGCGGCAACACCGCCCCGGTCACCAACCCGGCCACCGGTGCCGTCACCGGTCAGGTCGCCCTCGCCAGCGTCGAGGACGCCCGCGCCGTCATCGACGCCGCCGCCGCCGCGTTCCCCGCCTGGCGCGACACCTCCCTCGCCAAGCGCACCCAGGTGATCTTCACGTTCCGGGAACTGCTCAACGCCCGCAAGGGCGAGTTGGCGGAGATCATCACCGCCGAGCACGGCAAGGTCGTCTCCGACGCCCTCGGTGAGGTGTCCCGCGGCCAGGAGGTCGTCGAATTCGCCTGCGGCATCGCGCACCTGCTCAAGGGCGGCATGACCGAGAACGCCTCCACCAACATCGACGTCTCCTCCCTCCGCCAACCCGTCGGCCCGGTCGGGATCATCTCCCCGTTCAACTTCCCCGCCATGGTCCCGATGTGGTTCTTCCCCATCGCCATCGCCGCCGGCAACACCGTCGTCCTCAAGCCCAGCGAGAAGGACCCGACCGCCGCGATCTGGATGGCCGAACTCTGGGCCGAAGCCGGCCTGCCCGCCGGCGTGTTCAACGTCCTGCAGGGCGACAAGACCGCCGTCGACGAACTGCTCACCAACCCCGCCATCAAGGCCATCAGCTTCGTCGGGTCCACCCCCATCGCCCAGTACGTCTACGCCACCGGCACCGCCCACGGCAAACGCGTCCAAGCCCTCGGCGGGGCGAAGAACCACGCCATCGTCCTCCCCGACGCCGACCTCGACCTCGCCGCCGACGCCATGGTCAACGCCGGCTTCGGCTCCGCCGGCGAACGCTGCATGGCCATCAGTGCCCTGGTCGCGGTCGGCGACATCGCCGACGAACTCGTCGCCAAGATCAAGGACCGCACCGACACGCTGAAGATCGGCGACGGCACCCAGGACTCCGACATGGGACCGCTCGTGACCAAGGTGCACCGCGACAAGGTCGCCTCCTACATCGACGCCGGCGAAAAGGACGGCGCCACCATCGTCGTGGACGGGCGCACCGTGCAGGCCAATGGCGGTGCGGACGGGTTCTGGCTCGGCCCGACCCTGATCGACCACGTCACCACCGACATGTCCGTCTACACCGACGAAATCTTCGGACCCGTCCTCTCCGTCATCCGCGTCGGGTCCTACGACGACGCCCTGGAACTGGTGAACTCCAGCCCGTTCGGCAACGGCACCGCCATCTTCACCAACGACGGCGGCGCCGCCCGACGGTTCCAGAACGAGGTCGAGGTCGGCATGGTCGGCATCAACGTCCCCATCCCCGTCCCGATGGCGTACTACAGCTTCGGTGGCTGGAAGAACTCCCTGTTCGGCGACACCCACGCGCACGGCACCGAAGGCGTCCACTTCTTCACCCGCGGCAAGGTCGTCACCACCCGCTGGCTCGACCCCAGCCACGGTGGCCTCAACCTCGGCTTCCCCCAGAACGCATAG
- a CDS encoding NAD(P)/FAD-dependent oxidoreductase: MSDTSLARRHRVVVIGSGFGGLFATKALKRTDVDVTLIDRTTHHLFQPLLYQVATGILSEGEIAPATRLVLEDQQNASVLIGGVEKIDVADRTVTSTHRGRTTVTEYDSLVVSAGARQSYFGNDHFAEHAPGMKTIDDALELRGRILGAFESAEVSTDPAERERLLTFVVVGAGPTGVEMAGEIAQLAHRTLAGAYRTIDPRDARIILLDAAPTVLPPFDEKLRRAAADTLEDLGVEIQLGAMVTDVDDDGLTVRDQDGDERRIEAACKIWSAGVAASPLGRQLAEQTGAATDRAGRVLVEPDLTLPGHSNVFVVGDMMNRDGLPGVAQVAIQGGRYAAQLIAAEVRAHRKGREKPERAPFRYTDKGSMAMISRFHAVAKVGRLQLTGLLAWLLWLLIHLVYIVGFKSRLATAMSWTWSFLGRTRGHLAVTEQQVVARTAINRLDAWEDSSRAVPEAAAAPAR; this comes from the coding sequence ATGAGCGACACCTCTCTCGCCCGCCGTCATCGGGTCGTGGTCATCGGATCGGGATTCGGCGGCCTCTTCGCCACCAAGGCTCTGAAACGGACGGACGTCGATGTCACTCTGATCGATCGCACGACGCACCACCTGTTCCAGCCGTTGCTGTATCAGGTGGCGACGGGAATCCTGTCCGAGGGTGAGATCGCGCCCGCGACCCGGCTCGTCCTCGAGGACCAGCAGAACGCGTCCGTCCTGATCGGCGGAGTCGAGAAGATCGATGTCGCCGACCGGACCGTCACGTCCACACACCGCGGCCGCACCACCGTCACCGAGTACGACAGCCTCGTCGTTTCGGCAGGCGCCCGCCAATCCTATTTCGGCAACGACCATTTCGCCGAGCACGCACCCGGAATGAAGACGATCGACGACGCCCTCGAGCTGCGCGGCCGGATCCTGGGCGCCTTCGAAAGCGCCGAGGTGAGCACCGACCCCGCCGAGCGGGAGCGACTCCTGACGTTCGTCGTGGTCGGCGCCGGGCCCACCGGAGTGGAGATGGCCGGCGAGATCGCCCAGCTCGCGCACCGCACTCTCGCTGGCGCCTACCGCACCATCGACCCCCGTGACGCGCGGATCATCCTCCTCGACGCGGCGCCCACGGTGCTTCCGCCCTTCGATGAGAAGCTGCGTCGGGCTGCCGCCGACACGCTGGAGGATCTCGGCGTCGAGATCCAACTCGGCGCGATGGTGACCGACGTCGACGACGACGGACTCACCGTCCGCGACCAGGACGGCGACGAGCGGCGGATCGAGGCCGCCTGCAAGATCTGGTCCGCCGGTGTCGCAGCCAGTCCGCTGGGCCGGCAACTGGCCGAACAGACCGGCGCCGCCACCGACCGTGCGGGCCGCGTCCTCGTCGAACCCGACCTCACCCTCCCCGGCCACAGCAACGTCTTCGTCGTCGGCGACATGATGAACCGCGACGGTCTTCCCGGCGTCGCGCAGGTCGCGATCCAGGGCGGCCGCTACGCCGCGCAGCTGATCGCCGCGGAGGTGCGGGCCCACCGGAAAGGTCGCGAGAAGCCCGAACGCGCCCCGTTCCGCTACACGGACAAGGGCAGCATGGCCATGATCTCCCGCTTCCACGCGGTCGCGAAGGTCGGCCGCCTCCAACTGACCGGGCTGCTCGCCTGGTTGCTCTGGCTCCTGATCCATCTGGTCTACATCGTCGGATTCAAGAGCCGACTCGCGACCGCCATGTCCTGGACATGGTCGTTCCTGGGCAGAACTCGGGGACACCTGGCGGTCACGGAGCAACAGGTGGTCGCGAGGACGGCGATCAACCGGCTCGATGCCTGGGAGGATTCCTCCCGGGCGGTACCCGAGGCGGCGGCGGCCCCCGCACGGTGA
- a CDS encoding ROK family protein, giving the protein MSTVPSVPASAHTVGIDVGGTSIRACVVDETGEVLDSVQAPTPQSAKALEDALDRAVRELASRHRIAAVGLAVAGFISSDLTTVRFAPHLPWKNVPVANDLSDRLGLPVVLEHDANAAAWAEHRFGAAAGGRNVVMVAIGTGIGAALLIDGTLYRGSYGVAPELGHLQVVPGGRPCACGKRGCWERYCSGTALVDTAIELLAADPTSSTVLAREVASDPGSLTGRRIASAARDGDPLAVRTMEEFARWLGVGLAMVGDVYDPDLVVVSGGVSGSAPLFLDHARDVYASLATGSGHRPLARIRETQLGESAQRIGAATMARDALLNGAPLPVRG; this is encoded by the coding sequence GTGAGTACCGTCCCCTCCGTGCCTGCTTCCGCTCACACCGTCGGCATCGACGTCGGTGGTACCAGTATCCGTGCCTGCGTGGTCGACGAGACCGGCGAGGTGCTCGACTCCGTCCAGGCACCCACGCCGCAGTCGGCGAAAGCCCTCGAGGACGCGCTCGACCGCGCCGTCCGCGAGCTCGCGTCCCGTCATCGGATCGCCGCCGTCGGTCTCGCCGTGGCGGGATTCATCAGTTCCGACCTCACCACCGTGCGCTTCGCCCCGCACCTGCCGTGGAAGAACGTGCCGGTCGCGAACGACCTGAGCGACCGGCTCGGACTGCCGGTGGTCCTCGAACACGACGCGAACGCGGCGGCGTGGGCGGAGCACCGGTTCGGCGCTGCCGCCGGTGGTCGCAATGTCGTGATGGTCGCGATCGGCACCGGTATCGGTGCGGCGCTGCTCATCGACGGCACCCTGTACCGGGGCAGTTACGGCGTCGCTCCCGAACTGGGCCACCTCCAGGTGGTGCCGGGCGGCAGACCGTGCGCCTGCGGTAAACGGGGGTGCTGGGAACGGTATTGCAGCGGAACCGCGCTCGTCGACACGGCCATCGAACTCCTCGCCGCCGACCCGACGAGTTCGACGGTGCTCGCACGCGAGGTCGCGAGCGATCCAGGCTCGCTCACCGGCCGCCGCATCGCGAGCGCCGCGCGGGACGGTGACCCGCTCGCCGTGCGCACCATGGAGGAGTTCGCACGGTGGCTGGGCGTCGGACTCGCCATGGTCGGTGACGTCTACGACCCCGATCTCGTCGTCGTCTCCGGTGGCGTCAGCGGCTCTGCTCCGCTGTTCCTCGACCACGCGCGCGACGTCTACGCCTCTCTTGCAACCGGTTCCGGACACCGCCCCCTCGCCCGCATCCGCGAAACCCAACTCGGCGAATCGGCCCAGCGGATCGGGGCCGCCACGATGGCAAGGGACGCGCTGCTGAACGGAGCTCCGCTCCCCGTGCGTGGTTGA
- a CDS encoding sugar porter family MFS transporter — protein sequence MSTTHSAASARGSGGAARNERSHKRFLTKLTVISTLGGLLFGYDTGVISGALLYMKDELNLSAVGEATVVSSLLFPGAAVGALLGGRLSDALGRKRTLLVCAGLFLIGALGCAMAPNVEIMVLARIVLGLGVGAAAVTCPLYLAEMAPVERRGRMVTINELMIVTGQMLAFSINALLDHLIEDPTVWRYMLAIASVPAVLLLLGMLALPDSPRWYASKGRLAETRSTLELSRSESEAAVEYASISLHAARDRNSKVSGAVHYLRDYPWMRRILWIGCGLAIVQQATGINTVNYYAPTILEQSGLGVSASLVATIAVGVTSVVMTILGIILLGFVNRRKMLLTGFIGVASSQAALSLVFLLPSSTGRSYIILAAMMVFVAFVQCFIGTCVWLLLSEIFPMAIRGFAMGIAVFVLWTTNALISFVFPILNSVLGSTGTFGLFVLVNLISVYFVYRFVPETKGRSLEELEDRLGAGRPDASAAGSTAAVAAH from the coding sequence ATGTCGACAACCCACTCGGCTGCCAGTGCCCGCGGAAGCGGCGGCGCTGCGCGCAACGAGCGCAGTCACAAACGCTTCCTGACCAAGCTCACCGTCATCTCCACGCTCGGGGGCCTGCTGTTCGGCTACGACACCGGTGTGATCTCCGGTGCGCTGCTCTACATGAAGGATGAGCTGAACCTCAGCGCCGTCGGCGAAGCAACCGTCGTGAGCTCGCTGCTCTTCCCGGGTGCCGCCGTCGGTGCGCTGCTGGGAGGCCGACTGTCGGACGCTCTCGGCCGCAAGCGCACACTCCTCGTCTGCGCGGGTCTGTTCCTCATCGGCGCACTCGGGTGTGCGATGGCCCCCAACGTGGAGATCATGGTGCTGGCGCGGATCGTCCTCGGTCTCGGTGTGGGCGCCGCAGCCGTCACCTGCCCGCTCTACCTGGCCGAGATGGCGCCGGTCGAGCGTCGCGGGCGGATGGTGACCATCAACGAACTGATGATCGTCACCGGTCAGATGCTCGCCTTCTCGATCAACGCGCTACTCGATCACCTCATCGAGGACCCGACGGTGTGGCGGTACATGCTGGCCATCGCCTCGGTGCCCGCGGTTCTGCTGCTGCTCGGCATGCTCGCGCTCCCGGATTCACCGCGTTGGTACGCGTCCAAGGGCCGGCTCGCCGAGACCCGCAGCACGCTCGAGCTGAGCCGCAGCGAGTCGGAGGCCGCAGTCGAGTACGCCAGCATCAGCCTCCACGCCGCCCGCGACCGGAACTCGAAGGTCAGTGGCGCCGTCCACTATCTGCGCGACTACCCGTGGATGCGCCGGATCCTCTGGATCGGCTGCGGTTTGGCCATCGTGCAGCAGGCGACGGGCATCAACACGGTCAACTACTATGCCCCGACGATCCTGGAACAGAGCGGGTTGGGCGTGAGCGCGTCCCTGGTGGCCACCATCGCGGTCGGTGTCACGTCTGTGGTCATGACGATTCTCGGAATCATCCTGCTGGGCTTCGTGAATCGTCGCAAGATGCTGCTGACCGGCTTCATCGGTGTGGCCTCCTCGCAGGCCGCGTTGTCGCTGGTGTTCCTGCTGCCCTCGTCCACGGGGCGCAGCTACATCATCCTCGCCGCGATGATGGTGTTCGTCGCCTTCGTGCAGTGCTTCATCGGAACCTGCGTATGGTTGCTGCTCTCGGAGATCTTCCCGATGGCCATCCGTGGGTTCGCCATGGGCATCGCGGTCTTCGTGCTCTGGACGACGAACGCCTTGATCTCGTTCGTCTTCCCGATCCTGAACTCCGTCCTCGGGTCCACCGGAACGTTCGGCCTGTTCGTCCTCGTCAACCTGATATCGGTGTACTTCGTGTACCGCTTCGTCCCGGAAACCAAGGGGCGCAGCCTCGAAGAGTTGGAGGACCGCCTCGGCGCAGGCAGGCCCGACGCGTCGGCTGCGGGAAGCACCGCCGCCGTCGCCGCCCACTGA
- a CDS encoding LacI family DNA-binding transcriptional regulator — translation MLDDRAAAHDGAERLPAGLHRRPTMADVATRAGVSRTLVSLIFSNKPGASDETRDRVLQAADDLGYRLDRAARMLARGRSRTLGVLIDVHQTFQADLIGTVYAEAEAAGYEVLLSASAPTRDEHKAIEALLSHRCEGLILLGPLSEVDYLRTLADRAVVTVVGRALPHTAVDTVRTADAKGIRQSVDHLVELGHREIVHVDGGADPGSPERRRAYLAAMRRHDLSDHIRVIPGQHSEAAGVAAANTLLAEDRLPTAVLAGNDRCAIGLMDVFTRAHVDVPGDISIVGYDDSHLAQLSQIDLTTVRQDTEGLARHAVQFAIGRLENDDLGPQDFVIDPHLVVRGTTGPARS, via the coding sequence ATGCTCGACGATCGAGCCGCCGCGCACGACGGTGCGGAGCGGCTACCGGCCGGCCTGCACCGACGCCCCACGATGGCCGATGTCGCGACGCGGGCCGGGGTGTCGCGCACCCTGGTGTCACTGATCTTCAGCAACAAGCCCGGAGCGTCCGACGAAACCCGGGACCGCGTCCTCCAGGCTGCAGACGACCTCGGTTACCGTCTCGACCGGGCCGCCCGCATGCTCGCGCGCGGCCGCAGCCGCACCCTCGGCGTGCTCATCGACGTCCATCAGACCTTCCAGGCCGATCTGATCGGAACCGTCTACGCGGAGGCCGAGGCCGCCGGATACGAGGTGCTGCTCTCCGCGAGCGCACCCACCCGGGACGAACACAAGGCGATCGAAGCCCTCCTCAGCCACCGCTGCGAGGGCCTGATCCTGCTCGGCCCGCTCTCCGAGGTGGACTATCTGCGCACGCTTGCGGACCGTGCCGTCGTCACCGTCGTCGGCCGCGCACTCCCCCACACCGCCGTCGACACCGTGCGGACGGCGGACGCCAAGGGCATCCGGCAGTCCGTCGACCACCTGGTCGAACTCGGGCATCGCGAGATCGTGCACGTCGACGGCGGCGCGGACCCGGGGTCACCCGAGCGGCGTCGCGCGTACCTCGCCGCGATGCGCAGGCACGACCTCTCCGACCACATCCGCGTCATTCCCGGTCAGCACAGCGAAGCGGCAGGTGTCGCCGCCGCAAACACTCTGCTGGCCGAAGACCGCCTGCCTACCGCCGTGCTCGCCGGCAACGACCGCTGCGCCATCGGTCTGATGGACGTGTTCACCCGCGCCCACGTCGACGTGCCCGGCGACATCTCGATCGTCGGGTACGACGACAGCCACCTTGCCCAGTTGTCGCAGATCGACCTCACCACCGTGCGGCAGGACACGGAGGGTCTGGCGCGGCACGCCGTGCAGTTCGCCATCGGCCGGCTCGAGAACGACGACCTCGGCCCGCAAGATTTCGTGATCGACCCCCATCTGGTGGTGCGCGGCACGACCGGTCCGGCCCGGTCGTAG
- a CDS encoding sugar phosphate isomerase/epimerase family protein, whose product MTIRLAGAPISWGVCEVEGWGHQLDPDRVLTEMRDAGLAATELGPDGFLPSDPRELTDTLARYDLTAVGGFVPVLLHDPDHDAVAAVGGAIDSLVASGSEVMVLAAVTGAVGYDSRPELDDSGWKTLLRNLDRLSSAAADRGLRAVIHPHVGTMIENRAEVDRILDGSSIPLCLDTGHLLIGGTDPLDLVTTAPERIAHAHLKDVDAALLARVRAGELTYTEAVAQGMYTPLGTGDVDIAGVVERLQIQGYDGWYVLEQDTILASEPEDEGPVRDVVRSVEYLRSITQ is encoded by the coding sequence ATGACGATTCGACTTGCAGGTGCGCCCATTTCGTGGGGAGTGTGTGAGGTGGAGGGCTGGGGTCACCAGCTCGACCCCGACCGGGTGCTCACCGAGATGCGTGACGCCGGCCTGGCTGCCACCGAACTGGGTCCGGACGGATTCCTCCCCTCGGATCCGCGCGAGCTGACGGACACCCTCGCCCGGTACGACCTGACGGCGGTCGGGGGATTCGTTCCTGTGCTGCTCCACGATCCGGATCACGACGCCGTCGCTGCGGTTGGCGGGGCGATCGATTCACTCGTCGCGTCGGGGTCGGAGGTGATGGTTCTGGCGGCGGTCACGGGAGCCGTCGGTTACGATTCGCGACCGGAACTCGACGACTCGGGATGGAAGACGTTGTTGCGCAACCTCGACCGGCTGTCGTCGGCCGCCGCCGACCGGGGACTCCGGGCGGTGATCCACCCCCACGTGGGGACGATGATCGAGAACCGTGCCGAGGTGGACCGCATCCTGGACGGCTCGTCGATCCCGCTGTGCCTGGACACCGGACACCTGCTGATCGGTGGCACCGACCCCCTCGACCTCGTCACCACCGCCCCCGAGCGGATCGCCCACGCGCACCTGAAGGACGTCGATGCGGCGCTTCTCGCGCGGGTCCGGGCGGGCGAACTCACCTACACCGAGGCCGTCGCGCAAGGGATGTACACGCCACTGGGCACCGGAGACGTGGATATCGCCGGGGTGGTCGAGCGGCTGCAGATTCAGGGTTATGACGGCTGGTACGTCCTCGAACAGGACACCATCCTCGCGTCGGAACCGGAGGACGAAGGCCCCGTGCGCGACGTCGTCCGGAGCGTCGAATACCTGAGGAGCATCACGCAGTGA